The following proteins are encoded in a genomic region of Hymenobacter siberiensis:
- a CDS encoding SDR family NAD(P)-dependent oxidoreductase, whose translation MAYALVTGASRGIGRAIALLLAQRGYDLLLVARSEDQLTNLALEIGTRHKRQAHVLATDLAAPAAAETVAAWAIQQTEQLAVLVNNAGYGLWGRFEQLSLAEQQNMLQLNMHLPVALTHALLPALHKTPKAYILNVASTAAYQAVPSLTLYAASKAFLLSFSRGLRYELKTSNISVSCLSPGATTTSFADRAGMGAELQATANKVSMTPEAVATAAVNGLLAGEAEIIPGVLNKVSAGLTSVVPKGIVEKIAAGIYEKYL comes from the coding sequence ATGGCCTACGCTCTCGTTACCGGCGCTTCGCGCGGCATTGGCCGGGCCATTGCCCTTCTTCTGGCCCAGCGCGGCTACGACCTGCTGCTGGTGGCGCGGTCCGAAGACCAGCTCACCAACCTGGCCCTCGAAATCGGCACCCGGCACAAGCGCCAGGCCCACGTACTGGCCACCGACCTGGCTGCCCCCGCCGCCGCCGAAACCGTGGCCGCCTGGGCCATTCAGCAAACCGAGCAGCTGGCCGTGCTGGTGAATAATGCCGGCTACGGCCTCTGGGGCCGCTTCGAGCAGCTCAGCCTGGCTGAGCAGCAGAATATGCTGCAGCTGAACATGCACCTGCCCGTGGCTCTTACCCACGCCCTGCTGCCGGCCCTGCACAAAACTCCCAAAGCCTACATCCTGAACGTGGCCAGTACCGCCGCCTACCAGGCCGTGCCTTCGCTGACGCTGTATGCGGCCAGCAAGGCGTTTTTGCTGAGCTTCAGCCGGGGTTTGCGCTACGAGCTGAAAACCAGTAATATATCCGTTAGCTGCCTGAGCCCCGGCGCCACCACCACCAGCTTTGCCGACCGCGCCGGCATGGGCGCCGAGCTGCAAGCCACCGCCAACAAAGTGTCGATGACGCCCGAAGCCGTGGCTACCGCCGCCGTGAACGGCCTGCTGGCCGGCGAGGCAGAAATCATCCCCGGCGTACTCAATAAAGTGTCGGCCGGCCTTACCAGCGTGGTACCCAAAGGCATTGTGGAGAAGATTGCCGCCGGGATTTACGAGAAGTATTTGTAG
- a CDS encoding energy transducer TonB, producing the protein MLVVGQGLTAREALAQVRRPVKQQTSLPRADKAVLASPKSEDRVYGEMTEAMPVFQHGGSNREVIDYIQQRIAWPQENGKIVAAEGRIFVSFTIDITGQVRDARVIKTFNPKFDDAVLLVVRSLPPFRPGSQNGLPVPVGMTLPITFKLK; encoded by the coding sequence GTGCTGGTAGTGGGCCAGGGCTTGACGGCGCGGGAGGCGCTGGCGCAGGTGCGGCGGCCGGTAAAACAGCAAACATCCTTGCCAAGAGCTGATAAGGCAGTGTTAGCCTCGCCCAAGTCTGAAGACCGAGTGTATGGAGAAATGACAGAAGCAATGCCCGTATTTCAGCACGGTGGCAGCAACCGCGAGGTAATTGACTATATCCAGCAGCGAATAGCATGGCCCCAGGAAAATGGCAAAATCGTAGCAGCAGAAGGCCGGATTTTCGTCTCTTTTACCATAGATATTACTGGTCAGGTTCGTGATGCAAGGGTTATCAAAACATTCAATCCCAAGTTTGATGACGCTGTGTTACTGGTGGTACGGAGCCTACCGCCGTTCAGGCCTGGCTCACAAAACGGACTACCTGTGCCTGTGGGTATGACGTTGCCGATTACCTTCAAACTGAAATAA
- a CDS encoding phytanoyl-CoA dioxygenase family protein encodes MALSSDYPRFTLGSTLTAEQRAFFTKYGFLHFRPFASPEYVQQILQATQEVQARWLAEGVEKVNGVPIKYGHDVDGSRIVQRFAFASQHHPVLHELLQDERFEALFPLLEAEGGRVGENEKDGLVVNHYVNVPGSEFSQMGWHTDSLRDVFYGKRIGPMLNVGLHLDGTKATNGGLRVIPGTHRQGLHKMLFRKKYYKDVYYDPNEMAIETEPGDLTVHDGRMWHRVAQSPLIGLESRRRVMYVPIISGKYQPKSEDSPTPFYLRFLHLVK; translated from the coding sequence ATGGCCTTATCCTCTGATTATCCACGCTTCACGCTCGGCAGCACTCTCACCGCCGAGCAACGGGCCTTTTTTACTAAATACGGTTTCCTGCACTTCCGGCCTTTTGCCTCGCCCGAATATGTTCAGCAAATCCTTCAGGCTACCCAGGAAGTGCAAGCCAGATGGCTGGCCGAAGGCGTAGAAAAGGTGAACGGCGTACCCATTAAGTACGGCCACGACGTGGACGGCTCGCGCATTGTGCAGCGCTTCGCCTTTGCCTCGCAGCACCATCCTGTGTTGCACGAGTTGCTTCAGGACGAGCGTTTCGAGGCCCTTTTTCCCCTCCTCGAGGCCGAAGGCGGCCGCGTGGGCGAGAATGAAAAGGACGGCCTTGTGGTGAACCATTACGTGAACGTGCCCGGCTCCGAATTCAGCCAGATGGGCTGGCATACCGACTCGCTGCGCGACGTATTCTACGGCAAGCGCATCGGCCCCATGCTCAACGTGGGCCTGCACCTCGACGGCACCAAGGCCACCAACGGCGGCCTGCGCGTGATACCCGGCACTCACCGCCAGGGCCTGCACAAGATGCTGTTTCGCAAGAAGTACTACAAGGACGTGTACTACGACCCCAACGAAATGGCCATCGAAACCGAGCCCGGTGACCTCACCGTGCACGATGGCCGCATGTGGCACCGCGTAGCTCAGTCGCCGCTCATCGGCCTCGAAAGCCGCCGCCGCGTGATGTATGTGCCCATCATCTCGGGCAAGTACCAGCCCAAGAGCGAGGACAGCCCCACGCCGTTCTACCTGCGCTTTTTGCACTTGGTGAAGTAA
- a CDS encoding phosphatase PAP2-related protein yields the protein MATILTPAPLPHPVSAPHQPGRPRSWPAAWASKGFRLRLGAVVLLLLCLLPVVPGFYHFIQARPGQRLPDPLLELLPVHDVSALTFALIYGAIAATLAYLLPRPQRLLPALWAYYFLQLLRMGTLWLLPLEPPTTLVILHDPVMDRIFEVTTQPIVRDLFFSGHTATMVLLTLVGRGRSWRWVLGLMSVAVGVLVLVQRVHYSYDVLAAPFFAGAAYWLAGRVCRK from the coding sequence GTGGCTACGATTCTGACGCCTGCCCCCCTGCCCCACCCCGTGAGTGCCCCGCATCAGCCGGGCCGCCCACGCTCCTGGCCGGCGGCCTGGGCATCAAAGGGTTTCCGCCTGCGGCTGGGCGCAGTGGTGCTGCTGCTGCTGTGCCTGCTGCCGGTGGTGCCGGGCTTCTATCATTTCATTCAGGCGCGGCCCGGCCAGCGGCTCCCCGACCCGCTGCTGGAGCTGCTGCCGGTGCACGATGTTTCGGCCCTCACGTTTGCGCTCATTTACGGGGCCATCGCGGCCACGCTGGCCTACCTGCTGCCCCGGCCGCAACGGCTGTTACCGGCGCTGTGGGCCTATTATTTCCTGCAATTGCTGCGCATGGGCACGCTGTGGCTGCTGCCGCTGGAGCCGCCCACCACGCTGGTCATTCTGCACGACCCGGTGATGGACCGCATTTTCGAAGTAACCACCCAGCCCATCGTGCGCGACCTGTTTTTCTCGGGCCACACCGCCACCATGGTGCTCCTCACACTGGTAGGCCGGGGCCGCAGCTGGCGCTGGGTGCTGGGCCTGATGAGCGTGGCCGTGGGCGTGCTGGTACTGGTGCAGCGCGTGCACTACTCGTATGATGTGCTGGCCGCGCCGTTTTTCGCCGGGGCCGCCTACTGGCTGGCCGGGCGCGTGTGCCGGAAGTAG
- a CDS encoding M4 family metallopeptidase: MKKQYSAAALLMLSSLAVNAQDASRIQSKVLGDDSQPLLVAFNAEGKMALRGLDANQVLRQQLALTPADEMRVARVETDQLGFTHQKFAQYYQGIRVEHADYTVHAKGGTVESISGDFERISKLNTTPGISATAALTQALASVGARKYMWQTTEADAASYAPKGELVIVRDTRTSSTGPLVLAWKFDVYAQQPISRAYVYVNASTGEVVLTDAIIKHTAATGTFATAYSGSRSINDGTTTGGYFLREGTTRGLGIETYNCKKGNSYTSATDFIDADNNWTAAEYNNTNFDNVSGDAHAGAQATYDYWKNVHGRNSYDNAGAKIKSYVHFDDTPGDGVGYENAYWNGSVMTYGDGATRFRPLTALDVCGHEIGHAVCEKTANLTYSNESGAMNEGLSDIWGASIEAYAVASLGFTSGGVKAKSTWLIGEEIDKQQAALRSMSDPKSLGQPAYYKGVNWYTGTGDNGGVHTNSGVLNHWYYILAAGESGTNEGGGTYSVTGLGLDAAAKITYRMESVYMVASSTYAQARTYSIQAATDLYGAGSAQVIAVTNAWFAVGVGAASGGTTTPTYCTIKGTSQAFEWIDLVNIGSINRTSGSDAGYYNGTALSTSLAAGSSNTIYFSAGYASTAYTEYWKIYIDYNKNGVFTDAGELVVSGSAASTGTLSSTFTVPTTARNGTTRMRVVMSDNSATTSCGTFSYGEAEDYTVNITGGAALTGVATLSGSSATPLGNEAARTLEVYPNPASEMLNISVPGEATSVQISDVRGARMSDVSFANGQVNISRLAKGMYTITVSNGEKVFHQRFVKE, from the coding sequence ATGAAAAAACAATACTCAGCTGCTGCATTGCTGATGCTCAGCTCACTGGCTGTCAATGCCCAGGATGCGTCGCGCATTCAAAGTAAGGTACTGGGCGACGACAGCCAGCCATTGCTGGTTGCGTTCAATGCCGAAGGCAAAATGGCCCTCCGTGGGCTGGACGCCAACCAGGTGCTGCGCCAACAGCTGGCCCTCACGCCAGCCGACGAAATGCGCGTAGCCCGCGTCGAAACCGACCAGCTCGGCTTCACGCACCAGAAATTTGCCCAGTACTACCAGGGCATTCGCGTAGAGCACGCCGACTATACGGTACACGCCAAGGGCGGTACGGTGGAAAGCATCAGCGGCGACTTTGAGCGCATTTCCAAGCTCAATACCACGCCTGGTATCAGCGCCACCGCCGCCCTCACCCAGGCGCTGGCCTCGGTGGGCGCCCGCAAATACATGTGGCAAACCACCGAAGCCGATGCCGCTTCGTATGCTCCGAAGGGCGAGCTGGTAATTGTGCGCGACACGCGCACCAGCTCTACCGGCCCGCTCGTGCTGGCCTGGAAATTTGACGTGTACGCCCAGCAGCCCATCAGCCGCGCCTACGTTTATGTAAATGCCAGCACCGGCGAGGTGGTCCTCACGGATGCCATCATTAAGCACACTGCGGCTACGGGCACGTTTGCCACGGCCTACAGTGGCAGCCGCTCCATCAACGACGGCACTACTACGGGCGGCTATTTCCTGCGCGAAGGCACTACCCGCGGTCTGGGCATCGAAACCTACAACTGCAAAAAGGGTAATAGCTATACCTCTGCTACCGACTTCATCGACGCCGACAACAACTGGACGGCCGCCGAATACAACAACACCAACTTCGACAACGTGTCGGGCGATGCCCACGCGGGTGCTCAGGCCACTTACGATTACTGGAAAAACGTGCACGGCCGTAATTCCTACGACAACGCCGGTGCCAAAATCAAGAGCTACGTGCACTTCGATGATACCCCTGGCGACGGTGTGGGCTACGAGAATGCGTACTGGAACGGTTCGGTGATGACCTACGGCGACGGCGCAACGCGCTTCCGCCCCCTGACGGCGCTGGACGTGTGCGGCCACGAAATCGGCCACGCCGTGTGCGAAAAAACGGCCAACCTGACCTACTCCAACGAGTCGGGCGCGATGAACGAAGGCCTGTCCGATATCTGGGGTGCTTCGATTGAGGCCTACGCTGTGGCCAGCCTGGGCTTCACTTCGGGCGGCGTGAAAGCGAAGTCGACCTGGCTCATTGGCGAGGAAATCGACAAGCAGCAGGCTGCTTTGCGCTCGATGAGCGACCCCAAATCCCTGGGCCAGCCGGCCTACTACAAGGGGGTTAACTGGTACACTGGCACCGGCGACAACGGCGGCGTGCATACCAACTCGGGCGTGCTCAACCACTGGTACTATATCCTCGCGGCCGGCGAGTCGGGCACCAACGAAGGCGGTGGTACCTACAGCGTGACCGGCCTAGGCCTCGACGCGGCTGCCAAAATTACCTACCGCATGGAGAGCGTGTACATGGTCGCTTCCTCGACCTACGCCCAAGCCCGGACCTACTCCATCCAGGCCGCGACCGACCTCTACGGAGCCGGTTCGGCCCAGGTAATAGCCGTGACGAACGCGTGGTTTGCCGTGGGTGTGGGCGCTGCTTCGGGCGGCACCACTACGCCTACCTATTGCACCATCAAAGGCACCAGCCAGGCGTTTGAGTGGATTGACCTCGTGAATATCGGCAGCATCAACCGTACTTCGGGTTCCGATGCCGGCTACTACAACGGCACCGCCCTGAGCACCAGCCTCGCTGCCGGCTCCAGCAATACCATCTACTTCAGCGCCGGCTATGCCTCTACGGCTTACACCGAGTACTGGAAAATCTACATCGACTACAACAAGAATGGTGTCTTCACCGATGCGGGCGAACTGGTTGTAAGCGGTTCGGCCGCCAGCACCGGTACCCTTAGCAGCACCTTCACGGTGCCCACAACGGCCCGCAACGGCACTACCCGCATGCGCGTGGTGATGAGCGACAACTCGGCCACTACCAGCTGCGGCACTTTCAGCTACGGCGAAGCCGAAGACTATACCGTGAACATCACCGGCGGTGCGGCGCTCACCGGCGTGGCTACCCTCAGCGGCAGCAGTGCTACGCCGCTCGGCAACGAGGCTGCCCGCACCTTGGAAGTGTACCCGAACCCCGCTTCGGAAATGCTGAACATCTCGGTACCCGGTGAGGCTACCAGCGTGCAAATCTCGGACGTGCGTGGTGCTCGCATGAGCGATGTTTCTTTCGCCAATGGCCAGGTAAACATCAGCCGCCTCGCGAAGGGTATGTACACCATCACCGTGAGCAACGGCGAGAAAGTGTTCCACCAGCGCTTTGTGAAAGAATAG
- a CDS encoding amidohydrolase, with translation MMRFLLSALPAGLVLALAAAPTAHAQNAALDARIAQLATQEESKVIAWRRDIHEHPELGNQETRTAGIIAAHLKKLGLEVQTGVGRTGVVGILRGGKPGPVVALRADMDGLPLTENNDLPFASKVKTTYLGQPVGVMHACGHDTHVAMLMGAAEVLSQVKADLPGTVKFIFQPAEEGSLPGVEGGAKLMVQEGVLDKPKVDAVFGVHISAGTEVGNLTYRPGGEMASSDRFTIKVHGKGSHGAYPWNSVDPVVTAAQIIMGLQTIVSRQVKLIDDAAVVTVGTINGGVRYNVIPPDVEMSGTIRALNPAVQQQIWASIRRIATNIAESAGATADVTIDPYVPVTINDPALTAQMLPTLQAAAGPAHVREIKAVTGAEDFAFYQEKVPGLFLFVGGMTKGQDPATAADHHTAGFRIDESGLTLGVKTLATLAADYLNAGKR, from the coding sequence ATGATGCGCTTTTTACTTTCTGCTTTGCCGGCCGGCCTTGTGCTGGCGCTGGCCGCCGCCCCCACCGCCCACGCCCAGAATGCGGCCCTCGATGCCCGTATTGCCCAGCTGGCCACCCAGGAAGAAAGCAAGGTCATTGCCTGGCGGCGCGATATTCACGAGCATCCCGAGCTGGGCAACCAGGAAACCCGCACCGCCGGCATCATCGCCGCGCACCTCAAAAAGCTGGGCCTGGAAGTGCAGACCGGCGTGGGCCGCACCGGCGTGGTGGGTATTTTGCGGGGCGGCAAGCCCGGCCCCGTGGTGGCCCTGCGCGCCGATATGGACGGCCTGCCTCTCACCGAAAACAACGACTTGCCCTTCGCTTCCAAGGTTAAAACCACCTACCTGGGCCAGCCCGTGGGCGTGATGCACGCCTGCGGCCACGATACCCACGTGGCCATGCTCATGGGCGCGGCCGAGGTGCTGAGCCAGGTGAAGGCCGACCTGCCCGGCACCGTGAAGTTCATTTTTCAGCCCGCCGAGGAAGGCTCGTTGCCGGGCGTGGAGGGCGGGGCCAAGCTCATGGTGCAGGAAGGCGTGCTCGACAAGCCCAAGGTCGATGCCGTGTTCGGGGTGCACATCAGCGCCGGGACCGAGGTGGGCAACCTCACGTACCGCCCCGGCGGCGAAATGGCCAGCTCCGACCGCTTCACCATCAAGGTGCACGGCAAAGGCTCGCACGGGGCCTACCCCTGGAACAGCGTGGACCCCGTGGTGACGGCCGCCCAGATTATCATGGGCCTGCAAACCATCGTGAGCCGGCAGGTGAAGCTGATTGACGATGCGGCCGTGGTCACGGTGGGCACCATCAACGGCGGGGTGCGCTACAACGTTATTCCGCCCGATGTGGAGATGTCGGGCACCATCCGGGCGCTGAACCCGGCCGTGCAGCAGCAAATATGGGCCAGTATCCGCCGCATTGCTACCAACATTGCCGAGAGTGCCGGGGCCACCGCCGACGTTACCATCGACCCCTACGTGCCCGTGACCATCAACGACCCCGCCCTCACGGCCCAGATGCTGCCCACCCTGCAAGCCGCCGCCGGCCCGGCCCACGTGCGGGAAATAAAAGCCGTGACCGGGGCCGAGGATTTTGCCTTCTATCAGGAGAAGGTGCCCGGCCTGTTTCTCTTCGTGGGTGGCATGACCAAAGGCCAGGACCCCGCCACCGCCGCCGACCACCACACGGCCGGTTTTCGCATCGATGAAAGCGGCCTTACGCTGGGCGTAAAAACCCTGGCCACGCTGGCCGCCGACTATCTGAATGCTGGTAAACGGTAG
- a CDS encoding homogentisate 1,2-dioxygenase codes for MSHYHRLGQIPRKRHTQFRQPDGSLYSEQLVGTLGFHGVSSLLYHVHPPTQIKHVGTPRPFAPKLIKDRPLQPEHLRTLAQTSTGGDYLAARQTLLGNADVTMSICNPTEKRMDYYYKNAQADEVIFVHEGRGELWSQMGKVAFEPGDYVVVPRTVIHQLHFEEGPVRLMIIESFSPVETVRRYRNHFGQLLEHSPYCERDMRPPRELITEEFPEGDYLVYTKKEGLLHELTYAHSPFDVVGWDGYFYPYAFSIHDFEPITGRLHQPPPVHQTFEGHNYVICSFVPRLFDYHPLSIPAPYNHSNVDSDEVLYYVAGNFMSRKGVDLASFTWHPTGLPHGPHPGTVEASIGKKETHELAVMLDTFRPLYLTETALQYVDGRYPMSWNPGFVPDPPRSADMMD; via the coding sequence ATGTCGCATTACCACCGCCTCGGCCAGATTCCGCGCAAGCGCCACACCCAGTTTCGCCAGCCTGACGGCTCCCTGTATTCGGAGCAGCTGGTGGGCACGCTGGGGTTTCACGGCGTGTCGTCGCTGCTCTACCATGTGCATCCGCCGACCCAGATTAAGCACGTCGGCACGCCCCGGCCTTTTGCCCCGAAGCTAATTAAGGACCGGCCGCTCCAGCCCGAGCACCTGCGCACCTTGGCCCAGACCAGCACCGGCGGTGACTACCTGGCCGCCCGCCAAACCCTGCTCGGCAATGCCGACGTGACGATGAGCATCTGCAATCCCACGGAGAAGCGGATGGACTATTACTATAAAAATGCCCAGGCCGACGAGGTGATTTTCGTGCACGAAGGCCGGGGCGAACTGTGGAGCCAGATGGGCAAAGTAGCCTTCGAGCCCGGCGACTATGTGGTGGTGCCGCGCACCGTTATCCACCAGCTGCACTTCGAGGAAGGCCCCGTGCGGCTCATGATTATCGAGTCGTTCAGCCCCGTGGAAACCGTGCGGCGCTACCGCAACCACTTCGGCCAGCTGCTGGAGCACTCGCCCTACTGCGAGCGCGACATGCGCCCGCCGAGAGAGCTCATTACCGAAGAATTCCCGGAAGGCGATTACCTGGTATATACCAAAAAGGAAGGCCTGCTGCACGAGTTGACCTACGCGCACTCGCCGTTCGACGTGGTGGGCTGGGACGGCTATTTCTACCCCTACGCCTTCAGTATCCACGATTTTGAGCCGATAACCGGCCGCCTGCACCAGCCGCCGCCCGTCCATCAGACATTTGAGGGGCATAATTACGTTATCTGCTCCTTCGTGCCGCGGCTGTTCGACTACCATCCGCTCAGCATTCCGGCCCCCTACAACCACTCCAACGTCGATTCGGATGAGGTGCTGTACTACGTGGCCGGCAATTTCATGTCGCGCAAGGGCGTCGATTTGGCCTCTTTCACCTGGCACCCTACCGGCCTGCCGCACGGCCCGCACCCCGGCACCGTGGAGGCCAGCATCGGCAAAAAAGAAACCCACGAGCTGGCCGTGATGCTCGACACGTTCCGCCCGCTCTACCTCACCGAAACGGCCCTGCAATACGTGGACGGCCGCTATCCCATGAGCTGGAACCCCGGCTTCGTGCCCGACCCACCCCGCTCAGCCGATATGATGGACTAG
- a CDS encoding hydroxymethylglutaryl-CoA reductase, producing the protein MIFTPSPMLLKLLYTRGSLHNLPENAGVAFSLKNRLDTVKVTAFKQVQIGDVVVPAEKIRVDLGNGEHRAATAIDADGQAVELPVGRAITVMVDMPALPEGIHPVQMWFSTDVFGDLHVEVEDAIVGVASSQPRIPRSEEDDYSEAAIAARQRFAEQFADKEFKHLKHYSFDAHQLQGNCEHFLGVAQIPVGLAGPLTVNGEHAQGDFLIPMATTEGTLVASYNRGMQVLNLCGGVKCTVVGDAMQRAPVFVFEDARGARDFGLWVEEHIGLIRPQAESTSSVAKLQYIDTYLSNKFAYLRFNFSTGDAAGQNMVGRATFAACSWILENYKGAKVEHFYLESNFATDKKASQINVMRTRGKRVVAEAVIKRDILMQRMRVTPEQLAYHGQVSNVGAFISGANNNGAHSANGITAMFIATGQDVANVSESSAGILYSEVNKDGDLYISITIPSLIVATHGGGTGLATQNECLQMLGCVGRGTVRKFAEIVAGVVLAGELSLGAAISSSDWVSSHEQYGRNR; encoded by the coding sequence ATGATTTTCACGCCCAGCCCCATGCTTCTCAAGCTGCTCTACACCCGTGGCAGCCTACACAACCTGCCCGAGAACGCAGGTGTGGCCTTCAGCCTCAAAAACCGGCTCGACACCGTGAAAGTGACGGCGTTCAAGCAAGTGCAGATTGGTGATGTGGTGGTGCCGGCCGAGAAAATCCGGGTTGATTTGGGCAATGGCGAGCATCGCGCTGCCACGGCCATCGATGCCGACGGGCAGGCCGTGGAGCTGCCCGTGGGCCGCGCCATCACGGTAATGGTCGACATGCCGGCCCTGCCCGAGGGCATTCATCCGGTGCAGATGTGGTTTTCGACCGACGTTTTCGGCGACCTTCATGTGGAAGTGGAAGATGCCATCGTGGGCGTGGCCAGCTCCCAGCCCCGCATTCCGCGCTCCGAGGAAGACGACTACTCCGAAGCCGCCATCGCGGCCCGGCAGCGCTTCGCCGAGCAATTTGCGGACAAAGAATTTAAGCACCTCAAGCACTATTCCTTCGATGCCCACCAGTTGCAGGGCAACTGCGAGCATTTCCTGGGCGTGGCCCAGATTCCGGTGGGCCTGGCCGGGCCGCTGACCGTGAACGGCGAGCACGCCCAGGGCGATTTTCTGATTCCGATGGCCACTACCGAGGGTACGCTCGTGGCCAGCTACAACCGCGGCATGCAGGTGCTCAACCTGTGCGGCGGCGTGAAGTGCACCGTGGTGGGCGATGCCATGCAGCGGGCTCCGGTGTTCGTGTTCGAGGATGCGCGCGGGGCGCGCGACTTTGGCCTGTGGGTGGAAGAACACATTGGCCTGATTCGGCCGCAGGCCGAAAGCACCTCCAGCGTGGCCAAGCTGCAGTACATCGACACGTACCTGAGCAACAAATTCGCCTACCTGCGCTTCAATTTCAGCACCGGCGACGCAGCCGGCCAGAACATGGTGGGCCGCGCCACCTTCGCCGCCTGCTCCTGGATTCTGGAAAACTACAAGGGCGCGAAAGTGGAGCATTTCTACCTCGAATCGAACTTCGCCACCGACAAAAAGGCCTCCCAAATCAACGTAATGCGCACCCGGGGCAAGCGCGTGGTGGCCGAAGCCGTCATCAAGCGCGACATCCTGATGCAACGCATGCGCGTGACGCCCGAGCAGCTGGCCTACCACGGGCAGGTGAGCAACGTGGGCGCGTTCATTTCGGGGGCCAACAACAACGGCGCGCACTCGGCCAACGGCATCACGGCCATGTTCATTGCCACGGGGCAGGACGTGGCCAACGTGAGCGAGTCCTCGGCCGGCATCCTGTATTCGGAAGTGAATAAGGACGGGGATTTGTACATCAGCATCACCATTCCGTCGCTGATTGTGGCCACCCACGGCGGCGGCACCGGCCTGGCCACCCAAAACGAGTGCCTGCAAATGCTGGGCTGCGTGGGCCGGGGCACGGTGCGCAAGTTTGCCGAGATAGTGGCCGGCGTGGTGCTGGCCGGCGAGCTAAGCCTGGGCGCGGCCATCAGCAGCTCCGACTGGGTGAGCAGCCACGAGCAGTACGGCCGCAACCGGTAG